From a region of the Constantimarinum furrinae genome:
- a CDS encoding CYTH domain-containing protein gives MIEIERKFLVTSEAYKAEAFTKTLIKQGFLNTDPYRTVRVRIRGEKAFITVKGMSNTLGTTRFEWEKEISVEDAEALLSLCEEGVVEKIRYEIKVGYHTFEVDEFLGDNRGLTIAEIELASENEVFTSPDWLGLEVTGEAKYYNSQLSKHAYKFWNNEI, from the coding sequence ATGATTGAAATTGAGAGAAAATTTTTGGTGACTTCCGAAGCCTATAAAGCGGAAGCCTTTACAAAAACCCTAATTAAACAGGGGTTTTTAAATACCGATCCGTATCGAACAGTTCGCGTTAGGATTAGAGGTGAAAAAGCCTTTATTACGGTAAAAGGGATGTCGAATACCTTAGGGACAACACGCTTCGAATGGGAAAAGGAAATCTCTGTTGAAGATGCAGAAGCGCTTCTTTCCCTATGTGAAGAAGGCGTAGTTGAAAAGATTCGATATGAAATTAAAGTTGGTTACCATACCTTTGAAGTGGACGAATTTTTGGGGGATAATCGCGGCCTCACTATAGCCGAAATTGAACTGGCCTCCGAAAATGAAGTTTTTACTTCCCCCGATTGGCTGGGATTGGAAGTCACCGGAGAGGCAAAATATTATAATTCGCAACTTAGTAAGCACGCATATAAATTCTGGAACAATGAAATTTAA
- a CDS encoding YciI family protein, whose amino-acid sequence MKFKITLLTILLIGLAACKNDAHHSDHDHKHSDSLHIDEKAVMQKESFSELKERLMKEGYQIFDYVDERSGDSTLMQQYFIAFLKRGPVRDQPKEVTDSLQKLHMEHLGRMYYEGYASISGPFGDDGDIRGITIYNVPTLKMADSLANMDPMVKAGRLVIEVHPWWAAKGFPLR is encoded by the coding sequence ATGAAATTTAAGATCACACTACTCACTATACTTTTAATCGGGCTTGCCGCCTGTAAAAATGATGCACATCACAGCGACCATGATCATAAACATTCCGATTCATTGCACATAGATGAAAAAGCGGTGATGCAAAAAGAGTCTTTTTCCGAGCTCAAGGAACGCTTAATGAAAGAAGGCTATCAGATCTTCGATTATGTCGATGAAAGATCGGGAGATAGCACCTTAATGCAACAGTATTTTATTGCGTTTTTAAAACGAGGACCGGTTAGAGATCAGCCGAAGGAAGTTACCGATAGTCTTCAGAAATTGCACATGGAGCATTTGGGACGAATGTATTATGAAGGGTATGCTTCAATTTCAGGACCTTTTGGTGATGATGGGGACATACGCGGAATTACCATTTATAATGTACCTACCCTAAAAATGGCAGACAGTCTGGCCAATATGGACCCTATGGTAAAAGCAGGTCGTTTGGTGATAGAAGTCCATCCGTGGTGGGCTGCGAAAGGCTTCCCGCTGCGTTAG
- a CDS encoding copper homeostasis protein CutC — MIVEICANSFESAKAAQMGGAHRIELCENLAVGGVSPSHHLIKKVIDELDIPTHVLVRPRGGDFCYSEEELQEMLDTISYCKTLKCPGIVSGVLTSEGSIDERRTKTLIQAADGMEFTFHRAFDRVSDPLKSLQQLQKLQITRLLSSGLQQYAEAGIELLNQLRVFSEGKPEIMPGSGITSENVMLFKRTGFTCVHLSAIPKQNVIPNSLFETGVVGTSDVHEIRKVVQLAQ, encoded by the coding sequence ATGATCGTAGAAATTTGCGCCAACAGTTTCGAAAGTGCTAAAGCAGCTCAAATGGGTGGAGCTCATCGAATTGAACTTTGTGAAAATCTAGCCGTAGGTGGGGTGAGTCCGTCGCACCATTTAATTAAAAAGGTAATAGATGAACTTGACATTCCAACGCATGTACTGGTGCGTCCCCGAGGTGGTGATTTTTGTTATTCGGAAGAAGAATTACAGGAGATGTTAGACACAATTTCCTATTGCAAGACACTGAAATGTCCCGGCATTGTAAGCGGAGTATTGACTTCGGAAGGATCTATTGATGAACGAAGGACAAAAACGCTGATACAAGCAGCCGATGGGATGGAATTTACCTTTCACCGGGCCTTCGATCGTGTTTCAGATCCGCTGAAATCACTACAACAACTTCAGAAATTACAGATTACACGTTTATTGTCGTCCGGGCTTCAGCAGTACGCGGAGGCCGGCATTGAATTATTGAACCAATTGAGAGTATTTTCAGAAGGAAAACCGGAGATCATGCCGGGAAGCGGGATTACTTCAGAAAATGTAATGCTCTTTAAAAGAACAGGATTTACCTGTGTGCATTTATCTGCTATTCCTAAACAGAATGTCATTCCAAACTCACTTTTTGAAACAGGCGTTGTGGGTACTTCAGACGTACATGAAATTAGGAAGGTAGTACAGTTGGCTCAATAA
- a CDS encoding beta-N-acetylhexosaminidase encodes MRYLLTILFLVLFLFQSCNFSEKERSDPKVVLIPKPQQMEQFQGALVLEKNILVFVPTEFELAGDFLEAYIQNGSAINVKNTSVEQADIIFRKVDAMAPEGYSLEINNKGVIISAPDAAGAFYGVQTVRQLLSPHFERTKGYASDGVELPYLMINDAPAFPYRGMHLDVSRHFFPKEFIKKYIASLALLKMNYFHWHLTDDQGWRIEIKSYPELTTKAAFREETLIGHYNDSPQKFDGKRYGGFYTQEDIKEIVAFAQKHNVTIIPEIEMPGHAQAAISAYPELGCAGKNVNPATKWGVFENIFCPNQKTFAFLEDVLTEVMELFPGEYVHIGGDEAPKTQWKKCARCQNLIAEHQLKDESDLQSWFIGKIEKFVNSKGKKIIGWDEILEGGLAPNAVVMSWRGESGGIEAAKHGNAVIMTPNSHLYFDYYQAENDDEPLAIGGFIPLKKVYEYDPVPDELTAVEANNILGAQGNVWTEYLKTSENVEYMAFPRMLALSEVVWSGPTKNDNVGYANFVSRLEDFYPRLDALDIHYANHLYELDGKVLKKGKEVFFELKTPTAGKQIRYSLNNSEEIEYNSPFQITEDVTIKARLYEGETQLGETYHKQINFHKGITGNIAINVEPHPAYSSGGKMAIINGVSGSDTRYGDTEWLGFWGDDLEITINLTNPSEVRHLSTRFYNATGQWIYAPRKVEIVGTLKGGTEIKQIIPVEINDNSRFAEVEADLSEFELKDLQHIRLIVPSYGIIPDGMQGAGNKAWTFIDEIYIE; translated from the coding sequence ATGCGATACTTGCTAACCATACTGTTTCTTGTCCTATTCCTTTTTCAAAGCTGTAATTTTTCAGAAAAAGAAAGGAGTGATCCTAAGGTCGTTTTGATCCCCAAACCGCAACAAATGGAACAATTTCAAGGGGCATTGGTCTTAGAAAAAAACATTTTGGTCTTTGTACCAACAGAGTTCGAACTGGCCGGAGATTTTCTGGAAGCCTATATTCAAAACGGAAGTGCGATCAATGTGAAAAATACTTCCGTAGAACAAGCAGACATCATCTTTAGGAAAGTGGACGCTATGGCTCCTGAAGGTTATTCCCTTGAAATAAATAACAAAGGTGTTATTATAAGTGCTCCCGATGCTGCAGGGGCATTTTATGGGGTACAAACGGTGCGGCAATTGTTGTCTCCCCATTTTGAAAGAACAAAGGGCTATGCTTCAGATGGTGTTGAACTCCCATATCTAATGATTAATGATGCTCCGGCCTTCCCTTACCGTGGCATGCATCTGGATGTGTCCCGACATTTCTTTCCGAAGGAATTCATTAAAAAATATATTGCAAGTCTGGCACTCCTTAAAATGAATTACTTTCACTGGCATCTTACCGACGATCAGGGGTGGCGCATTGAAATTAAATCATACCCCGAATTAACAACCAAGGCTGCCTTTAGAGAGGAAACACTTATTGGTCATTACAACGATTCACCTCAAAAATTCGACGGAAAGCGATACGGAGGGTTTTATACACAGGAAGATATTAAGGAGATCGTCGCCTTTGCGCAAAAGCACAATGTAACCATCATCCCCGAAATTGAAATGCCGGGACACGCACAGGCGGCCATAAGTGCTTATCCCGAATTGGGTTGTGCGGGCAAAAACGTAAATCCAGCTACCAAATGGGGTGTATTTGAAAACATATTTTGTCCAAACCAAAAGACCTTTGCATTCTTGGAGGATGTACTCACCGAGGTAATGGAATTATTTCCCGGAGAATATGTACATATAGGCGGTGATGAAGCGCCTAAGACGCAATGGAAAAAATGTGCTCGTTGTCAAAATTTGATAGCGGAGCACCAGCTTAAAGATGAAAGTGATCTACAGAGTTGGTTTATTGGGAAAATCGAAAAATTTGTAAATAGCAAAGGCAAAAAGATCATTGGCTGGGATGAGATCCTCGAGGGTGGTCTGGCTCCCAATGCAGTGGTGATGTCATGGCGGGGAGAAAGTGGTGGTATTGAAGCCGCAAAGCACGGAAATGCTGTGATCATGACCCCTAATTCGCATCTGTATTTCGATTATTATCAGGCCGAAAATGATGACGAACCTTTGGCGATTGGCGGATTTATCCCCCTAAAAAAAGTATATGAATATGATCCGGTTCCTGACGAACTCACTGCCGTGGAAGCCAACAACATCCTAGGCGCCCAGGGAAATGTCTGGACCGAATATCTAAAAACTTCAGAAAATGTTGAATATATGGCGTTTCCACGAATGCTGGCATTGAGTGAAGTGGTATGGAGTGGTCCTACCAAAAACGACAATGTAGGGTATGCTAACTTTGTGTCCCGACTTGAAGATTTTTATCCCCGATTGGATGCATTGGATATCCATTATGCCAATCATTTGTATGAGTTGGACGGAAAAGTCCTTAAGAAGGGAAAGGAAGTCTTTTTTGAGTTAAAAACACCTACTGCCGGAAAGCAGATCAGGTATTCTTTAAACAATTCAGAAGAAATTGAATACAACTCCCCATTTCAGATCACCGAAGACGTTACAATAAAAGCGCGATTGTATGAGGGTGAAACACAGTTGGGTGAAACATACCATAAGCAGATAAACTTTCACAAAGGAATCACCGGGAATATCGCGATTAATGTCGAACCGCATCCGGCTTACAGCTCTGGTGGGAAAATGGCTATCATCAATGGCGTATCGGGGAGTGACACCCGATATGGAGATACCGAATGGCTGGGCTTTTGGGGAGACGATCTTGAGATAACCATAAATCTTACAAATCCTTCTGAGGTTCGTCATCTTTCAACTCGTTTTTACAATGCAACCGGCCAATGGATCTATGCGCCGCGGAAAGTTGAAATAGTAGGAACCTTAAAAGGAGGAACAGAAATAAAGCAGATCATTCCTGTTGAAATTAATGACAACAGTCGGTTTGCTGAAGTTGAGGCAGACTTGAGTGAGTTCGAACTAAAAGATTTACAACATATTAGACTAATCGTGCCTTCGTACGGAATAATTCCCGACGGAATGCAGGGCGCCGGCAACAAAGCCTGGACGTTTATAGATGAAATATATATCGAATAA
- a CDS encoding beta-mannosidase, with translation MTKWGLPLLLLFLNLACSHEPVNERISLNANWQFSPLGNSHWQEAKVPGSVQMDLLRKKQIPHPFLLNNEDSIQWVSETHWEYKTRFRINDSTLQKQKHILQFDGLDTYASVYLNDSLLLKTNNAFRRWEHDISDLLLAENALRIVFESPDSIERSEALKLNYELPEAPRVFTRKPQFQYGWDWGPTLKTMGIWRDISLLSYENVRLKDAFVKTESVSDTLALLTALVELETVNKDEITVVVRNNTTGDSFEEHITLSPGIKEYSVPVSIEDPELWWTHDLGEPFLYDFSITIKKNNDVLQKLHKKVGVRTIQLITEKDPLGESFYFKLNDRPVFMKGANYIPPNIFLSETTEKDYQILLNDVTNANMNMLRIWGGGIYENDTFYDLCDEKGILLWQDFMYACAMYPGDPDFLENAKQEAIDNVKRLRQHPSIGLWCGNNENSEGWHRWGWKDAKTEVQQQEIWNGYYALFNHILPKVVDSLHPSVSYWESSPKFGRGDKRYASEGDAHDWWVWHDGYPFEHFEENVPRFMSEFGFQSFPSLEAIRYFTQQDSINLIHPSFANHQKHARGFQLIDSYMKQYYPVPEDAKEYVYVSQLLQAYGITKGIYAHRAAKPYTMGSLYWQLNDCWPVVSWSGIDGLGNWKALHYRAKDAFKNIIIVPRLKNDTLQIHLVDDNLKPASGRLNIAIKDFKGEILFEKSVPSVATSVESSQVVFEIFLKEFSIDYSSSYADVRFGDTRRIFFFVKPKDLQLISSEVSTEIESTKDGFEIRLTSESLQKNVFLQTDEAGRWSDNYFDLPPGEERVVQFNTTTKKTPKIRILTLNQIMSN, from the coding sequence ATGACAAAATGGGGTCTTCCGCTATTGCTGCTTTTTTTAAACCTTGCCTGCTCTCACGAACCCGTTAACGAGCGAATTTCGCTTAATGCCAACTGGCAGTTTTCTCCCTTGGGCAATTCCCATTGGCAGGAGGCAAAAGTTCCGGGAAGTGTGCAAATGGACTTGCTTCGGAAGAAACAAATTCCTCACCCATTTTTGCTCAATAACGAAGATTCCATACAATGGGTTTCCGAGACGCACTGGGAATATAAAACCCGGTTTAGGATAAATGATTCCACGCTACAAAAACAGAAACATATCCTACAGTTTGATGGCCTGGATACCTATGCCTCTGTCTATTTAAACGACAGCTTATTGCTTAAAACGAACAATGCCTTCAGAAGGTGGGAACACGACATATCGGACCTATTGCTAGCTGAAAATGCACTCCGGATCGTTTTTGAAAGCCCCGATTCTATAGAAAGATCAGAAGCTTTAAAACTCAATTATGAGTTACCTGAAGCACCTCGTGTCTTTACCCGGAAGCCACAGTTTCAATACGGTTGGGACTGGGGCCCTACCCTAAAAACCATGGGAATCTGGCGGGATATTTCGTTGCTTAGCTACGAAAATGTTCGGCTTAAGGACGCTTTTGTAAAAACGGAATCTGTAAGTGACACCCTTGCCCTGCTCACTGCCTTAGTCGAACTGGAAACAGTGAACAAGGATGAGATCACTGTAGTCGTTAGAAATAATACAACCGGGGATTCCTTCGAGGAACACATAACACTTAGTCCGGGCATCAAGGAATACTCCGTTCCCGTTTCCATTGAAGATCCAGAACTATGGTGGACGCACGATCTGGGAGAGCCGTTTTTGTATGACTTCAGTATTACTATTAAAAAGAACAACGACGTGCTTCAAAAACTTCATAAGAAAGTGGGAGTGCGTACTATTCAACTCATTACCGAAAAGGATCCTTTGGGTGAGAGTTTCTACTTTAAACTGAACGACCGACCCGTATTTATGAAGGGTGCAAATTATATTCCGCCCAATATTTTTCTGTCTGAAACAACCGAAAAAGACTACCAAATTCTCCTAAACGATGTAACGAATGCCAATATGAATATGCTTCGCATTTGGGGAGGTGGCATCTATGAAAATGATACTTTCTACGATCTGTGTGATGAAAAGGGAATACTGCTTTGGCAGGATTTTATGTACGCCTGTGCCATGTATCCCGGTGATCCCGATTTTCTTGAAAATGCGAAACAGGAAGCGATCGATAATGTAAAACGATTGCGGCAGCATCCCAGTATTGGCCTTTGGTGCGGTAATAATGAGAACAGTGAAGGCTGGCATCGATGGGGCTGGAAGGATGCTAAAACAGAGGTCCAACAGCAAGAAATATGGAATGGGTATTATGCATTATTCAATCATATTTTGCCCAAGGTGGTAGATAGTCTGCATCCATCGGTTTCCTACTGGGAAAGTTCCCCAAAATTTGGAAGAGGAGACAAGCGCTATGCTTCGGAAGGCGATGCTCACGACTGGTGGGTATGGCATGATGGATATCCCTTCGAGCATTTTGAAGAAAACGTTCCCCGGTTTATGAGTGAATTCGGATTTCAATCATTTCCATCCCTTGAGGCCATTCGCTATTTTACCCAACAGGATTCCATAAACCTCATCCATCCTTCTTTTGCCAATCATCAGAAGCATGCACGTGGATTCCAACTTATAGATTCCTATATGAAACAATATTATCCGGTTCCAGAAGATGCTAAGGAATACGTATATGTGAGTCAGTTGCTGCAGGCTTACGGGATCACCAAGGGCATTTATGCCCATAGGGCAGCAAAGCCATACACCATGGGCAGTTTATACTGGCAGCTGAACGATTGCTGGCCGGTAGTTTCGTGGTCGGGCATAGACGGACTGGGCAACTGGAAAGCCTTACACTACCGCGCCAAAGACGCCTTCAAAAATATCATCATTGTACCCCGGCTTAAGAACGACACCCTTCAAATTCATCTTGTAGACGATAATCTGAAACCTGCATCGGGCAGGCTAAATATTGCCATCAAGGATTTTAAAGGAGAGATATTGTTTGAAAAGTCTGTCCCATCGGTCGCAACTTCTGTAGAAAGCAGCCAAGTTGTATTTGAAATATTTCTGAAGGAATTTTCAATAGATTATTCGAGCAGTTATGCCGATGTCCGTTTCGGAGATACCAGACGAATCTTCTTTTTTGTTAAACCGAAGGATCTACAACTTATTTCTTCTGAAGTATCTACCGAAATTGAGTCCACAAAGGATGGTTTTGAGATTCGATTGACTTCCGAATCACTTCAGAAGAACGTGTTTTTACAGACCGATGAAGCCGGGAGATGGAGCGACAACTATTTCGATCTGCCCCCCGGAGAGGAGCGCGTTGTTCAGTTTAATACCACTACCAAGAAAACTCCTAAGATTAGGATCTTAACCTTAAACCAAATTATGTCAAATTAA
- the pbpC gene encoding penicillin-binding protein 1C — translation MKKFIGKSLKFITPKVILGVLIILFLVWLFCLPKPLFDDPTATVTESREGVMLGARIADDGQWRFPQMDSVPYRFEQAILYFEDEYFYEHPGFNPVSMSKALWQNLTTDTRRGGSTLTQQLIRLSRKNKKRSYAEKAIELFQATRLEAGYSKKEILALYASHAPFGGNVVGLETASWRYFGIPSEELSWGQAASLAVLPNAPALIFPGRNEVILKEKRDRLLLKLFQNEIIDQTTYELAIAEKLPGKPVSLPEIAPHLTEQIRRSHRGQRIQTTLDVDLQRKLNRIASEHHFILKQNEIQNLAILVLDVDTREVLAYVGNAPTSEEHNNYVDIIDKPRSTGSILKPLLFTAMLNSGELLPNTLVADVPTVVNGYNPENFDKKYNGAVPASVALSRSLNVPAVRMLQSHGLQRFYNSLQDVGIKSLTHPADYYGLSLILGGAESSLWEVTNAYAAMASTLNEHNRSSSEYRPNEFAKATYIREVETDYGKRQATPPVFNAGAIYHTLNALQHVNRPDGEENWSFFSNAQPIAWKTGTSFGFKDAWAVGVTSKYAIGVWAGNADGEGRPGLTGIQAAAPVLFDVLDVLPVAEWFAVPFDELTETEVCVKSGHLAGVFCEEVATDWIPKNGIKTEACSYHQQIFLNQSESMQVNSSCYELATMKQRSWFSLPPVMEYYYAPLHPEYNPLPPFASDCLRDGELKMEFIFPKKNETILLPKNFDESVNDVVFKIAHRSPETAVFWYLDSEFIGSTQTFHELSLAPKPGNYLLKAVDSEGNEVSRRVEISRASL, via the coding sequence ATGAAAAAGTTTATCGGAAAGAGCTTGAAGTTTATAACCCCTAAGGTGATACTTGGAGTACTCATCATACTTTTTCTTGTCTGGCTATTTTGCCTACCAAAACCTCTTTTTGATGATCCAACGGCTACAGTAACGGAGAGTCGGGAAGGCGTGATGTTGGGTGCACGAATTGCAGATGACGGGCAGTGGCGCTTCCCACAAATGGACTCCGTTCCGTATCGTTTTGAGCAAGCCATTCTTTATTTTGAGGACGAGTATTTTTACGAACACCCGGGGTTCAATCCGGTATCCATGAGCAAAGCACTGTGGCAAAATCTTACTACCGATACCCGCAGAGGTGGCAGCACGCTCACTCAGCAGCTTATCCGATTGTCCAGAAAAAACAAAAAACGGAGTTATGCCGAAAAAGCGATAGAACTTTTTCAGGCGACCCGACTTGAAGCTGGTTATTCTAAAAAAGAGATCCTGGCATTGTACGCTTCGCATGCTCCCTTTGGCGGAAATGTTGTAGGACTCGAAACGGCATCCTGGCGCTATTTCGGGATTCCTTCGGAAGAACTAAGTTGGGGACAGGCAGCTTCCCTTGCTGTCCTTCCCAATGCTCCGGCTTTAATTTTTCCAGGCAGGAATGAAGTTATTCTGAAAGAAAAAAGGGATCGTTTATTGCTGAAATTATTTCAGAACGAGATTATTGACCAAACTACGTACGAGTTGGCGATCGCGGAAAAACTCCCCGGAAAACCAGTTTCGCTACCTGAAATTGCTCCACATCTTACCGAACAGATTCGAAGATCCCATCGTGGACAACGTATACAGACAACACTGGACGTAGATCTTCAGCGAAAGCTAAACCGAATCGCAAGTGAACATCACTTTATTCTGAAACAGAATGAAATCCAAAATCTGGCCATCCTCGTCCTCGATGTTGATACTCGAGAAGTTCTCGCCTATGTGGGAAACGCTCCTACCAGCGAAGAGCACAATAATTACGTGGACATCATCGATAAACCCCGAAGCACCGGAAGTATTTTAAAACCTTTGCTGTTCACGGCTATGCTGAATAGTGGCGAACTGCTACCCAATACTCTGGTCGCCGATGTTCCCACTGTGGTTAACGGATATAACCCCGAAAACTTCGATAAGAAATACAATGGTGCGGTGCCGGCTTCGGTGGCGCTATCACGCTCACTCAATGTTCCGGCAGTACGAATGTTGCAAAGTCACGGACTCCAACGGTTTTACAACTCATTACAAGATGTTGGCATAAAAAGTCTCACACATCCTGCCGATTATTACGGGCTCTCCCTAATCCTAGGAGGCGCCGAAAGCTCACTTTGGGAAGTAACTAACGCTTATGCAGCGATGGCATCCACGTTAAATGAGCACAACCGTAGCTCTAGTGAATACCGTCCAAATGAATTTGCAAAGGCTACTTATATCAGGGAAGTCGAAACGGATTATGGCAAAAGACAGGCCACGCCACCGGTTTTTAATGCCGGGGCCATTTACCATACTCTAAATGCATTACAGCATGTGAACCGGCCGGACGGTGAAGAGAACTGGAGTTTTTTCAGCAATGCACAACCTATAGCCTGGAAGACGGGTACCAGTTTTGGTTTTAAAGATGCCTGGGCCGTTGGGGTGACCTCGAAGTACGCCATTGGAGTCTGGGCAGGAAATGCCGACGGGGAAGGCAGACCGGGACTTACCGGAATTCAGGCAGCAGCTCCGGTCTTATTTGACGTGCTGGATGTGCTACCTGTTGCTGAGTGGTTTGCTGTACCTTTTGATGAACTCACCGAGACAGAGGTCTGTGTTAAAAGTGGCCACCTGGCCGGTGTTTTTTGTGAGGAAGTAGCAACCGATTGGATTCCGAAAAACGGTATTAAAACCGAAGCCTGCTCCTATCACCAACAGATCTTTCTAAACCAATCTGAAAGTATGCAGGTCAATTCTTCCTGTTACGAATTAGCAACGATGAAACAGAGAAGTTGGTTTTCACTTCCCCCTGTAATGGAATACTATTATGCTCCTTTACACCCCGAATACAATCCGTTGCCTCCATTTGCTTCAGACTGTTTAAGAGACGGAGAGCTTAAAATGGAATTTATCTTTCCGAAGAAAAACGAAACGATACTCCTTCCCAAAAACTTTGATGAAAGCGTGAATGACGTGGTATTCAAGATCGCTCATCGCAGTCCGGAGACCGCTGTATTCTGGTATCTGGATTCAGAATTTATTGGTAGTACTCAAACATTTCACGAGTTATCCTTGGCACCAAAACCCGGAAACTATCTGCTAAAGGCAGTAGACAGCGAAGGAAATGAAGTAAGCAGACGTGTGGAAATTTCCAGAGCTTCCCTTTAA